The Acinetobacter defluvii genome includes a region encoding these proteins:
- the nfsB gene encoding oxygen-insensitive NAD(P)H nitroreductase, with protein sequence MDLLKIAQKRYTTKAYDATQKIPQEKFERLLEILRLSPSSINIQPWHFFIADRDEAKQRIAKALVGKYAYNAAKVLDSSHTILFCTQADISEQHLDHLLAQDDRSGRFKDDTAKQGQKDSRTGYVDYYRNEKGDIQRWAENQTFIALGQALLAAGIEGIDATPIGGFNEEIITEELSLTEKELIPSVLLTLGYRSEQDFNAKLPKSRLNPQDIFTTL encoded by the coding sequence ATGGATTTGCTCAAGATTGCTCAAAAACGTTATACCACCAAAGCATATGATGCCACTCAAAAAATTCCTCAAGAAAAATTTGAACGTTTACTCGAAATCTTACGTCTAAGCCCTTCTTCTATTAATATCCAACCATGGCATTTTTTTATCGCAGATCGTGATGAAGCAAAACAACGTATTGCAAAAGCTTTGGTTGGAAAATACGCCTATAATGCAGCAAAAGTTTTAGACTCATCTCATACCATTCTCTTTTGTACCCAGGCTGATATTTCGGAACAACATCTTGATCATTTACTTGCACAAGATGATCGCAGCGGTCGTTTTAAAGATGACACCGCCAAACAAGGACAAAAAGACAGCCGCACAGGTTATGTTGATTATTATCGCAACGAAAAAGGTGATATTCAACGCTGGGCAGAAAATCAAACTTTTATCGCACTTGGGCAAGCATTATTGGCAGCAGGAATTGAAGGGATTGATGCCACACCGATTGGCGGTTTCAATGAGGAAATTATTACCGAAGAATTGAGTTTAACAGAAAAAGAACTTATCCCTTCGGTTCTATTGACTTTAGGTTATCGCAGTGAACAGGATTTTAATGCAAAACTACCTAAATCCCGCTTAAATCCCCAAGATATCTTTACTACGCTTTAA
- the hpaI gene encoding 4-hydroxy-2-oxoheptanedioate aldolase, which yields MIDYTNYFKQKLKTEQQIGLWVGLADAYGTEIAANVGYDWLLIDGEHAPSDLRTTLSQLQSIAAYPSQAVVRPPIGSVQLIKQLLDIGAQTLLIPMVESVEQAELMVKAVRYPPHGVRGVGAALARATRWNSIPDYYATAHENICLLIQIESVTGLAHLDDILNVEGIDGIFIGAVDLSATMGYQGDPNHPAVQKVVIDAIQRIRAAGKAAGILSTQHEVTQKYLDLGTEFVAVGVDTSILMNSLSEVLAKYKKDYKIKNKSNGY from the coding sequence ATGATTGATTATACTAATTATTTCAAACAGAAATTAAAAACCGAACAGCAAATTGGTTTATGGGTGGGGTTAGCAGATGCCTATGGCACTGAAATTGCTGCAAATGTTGGCTATGACTGGTTATTGATTGATGGTGAACATGCACCGAGTGATTTAAGAACAACTTTATCACAATTGCAAAGCATTGCTGCTTATCCTTCACAAGCTGTAGTGCGTCCACCGATTGGTAGTGTGCAACTCATCAAGCAACTTTTAGACATCGGTGCACAAACGTTGTTGATTCCCATGGTGGAAAGTGTTGAACAAGCAGAATTAATGGTAAAAGCGGTGCGTTATCCACCACACGGTGTTCGCGGTGTGGGTGCTGCATTGGCACGGGCAACACGTTGGAACAGTATTCCAGATTATTATGCAACTGCACATGAAAATATTTGTTTATTAATTCAAATAGAATCAGTCACAGGTTTGGCACATTTGGACGATATTCTAAATGTAGAGGGTATTGATGGAATATTTATTGGGGCTGTAGATTTATCTGCAACAATGGGTTACCAAGGTGATCCGAATCATCCCGCAGTACAAAAAGTAGTAATTGATGCAATTCAACGTATTCGTGCGGCTGGCAAAGCAGCGGGAATACTCTCAACCCAGCATGAAGTGACACAAAAATATTTAGACTTAGGGACTGAGTTTGTAGCGGTGGGTGTCGATACTAGTATATTGATGAATTCACTCAGTGAAGTGTTAGCTAAATATAAAAAAGATTATAAAATAAAAAATAAATCAAATGGTTATTGA
- a CDS encoding invasion associated locus B family protein yields the protein MLNNTLRLGSLILFIAGVSITQVNAADDQLSSLITKVSSQVKSDAITDVENRLLGRASWKIKCQYKAFDDIKACVMSKGPISVLHLNNQYIVNIGEKHEKNSTAYVRIDQGNTLQEREGLFRNANSLIGQLKRGNFAFTRYQKAKNQQIENKISLIGFTDAFNDMEAQFVKLGDDKNKF from the coding sequence ATGCTTAACAATACATTACGATTGGGGTCGTTAATTTTGTTTATTGCAGGTGTTTCTATAACACAGGTAAATGCCGCTGATGATCAATTATCCTCATTGATTACGAAAGTGAGTAGTCAAGTCAAAAGTGATGCAATTACGGATGTGGAAAATAGATTATTGGGACGTGCGAGTTGGAAGATTAAATGCCAATATAAAGCATTTGACGATATTAAAGCCTGTGTGATGAGCAAAGGTCCGATTTCGGTTTTACATTTAAATAACCAATATATTGTGAATATTGGTGAAAAGCATGAAAAGAACAGTACCGCATATGTGCGTATAGACCAAGGGAATACTTTACAAGAACGCGAAGGATTATTTAGAAATGCAAATAGTCTTATCGGGCAGTTAAAACGTGGCAATTTTGCTTTTACACGTTATCAAAAAGCTAAAAATCAACAAATTGAGAACAAGATTTCACTTATAGGTTTTACGGATGCTTTTAATGATATGGAAGCACAATTTGTAAAACTTGGTGATGATAAAAATAAGTTTTAA
- a CDS encoding YeeE/YedE family protein produces the protein MHAYLNAFLGGTLLGVAVVGYLYVNGRIAGISGLVGQLFNKEALFQRPATWFLLGLFLTPFIYGLFFNPQIELHASPLAMIIAGVLVGFGTRLGSGCTSGHGICGMSRLSVRSMVATSLFMLAGFVTVYIMRHILGQ, from the coding sequence ATGCACGCATATTTAAATGCCTTTTTGGGCGGTACACTCTTAGGTGTCGCTGTCGTTGGCTATTTATATGTTAACGGTAGAATTGCGGGAATTAGTGGATTAGTTGGACAACTTTTTAATAAAGAAGCTTTATTTCAACGACCTGCAACGTGGTTTTTATTGGGTTTATTTCTCACCCCCTTTATTTATGGATTATTTTTTAATCCTCAAATTGAGCTCCATGCATCACCCTTGGCAATGATAATCGCAGGTGTTTTGGTTGGATTTGGCACACGTTTAGGTTCTGGCTGTACTAGTGGACATGGTATTTGTGGTATGAGCCGACTCTCAGTTCGATCAATGGTCGCTACAAGTTTATTTATGCTTGCTGGTTTTGTTACGGTTTATATCATGCGCCATATACTAGGACAATAA
- a CDS encoding DUF6691 family protein, with product MKNILAFVFGGLFSIGLMWSGMANPENVLSFLDLFGEWNASLMFVMIGAICVAFIPFQKAIRKPVTIFNEKIELPISQQIDKRLCIGALIFGIGWGIAGICPAPAFTLIGLGYYQAIYFLAAMFFGVWLHRKFVGVK from the coding sequence ATGAAAAATATTTTAGCTTTTGTTTTTGGTGGCTTATTTTCGATTGGTTTGATGTGGTCAGGCATGGCAAATCCTGAAAATGTATTGAGTTTTTTAGACCTATTTGGCGAGTGGAATGCCAGTTTGATGTTTGTCATGATTGGAGCAATTTGTGTTGCATTTATTCCATTTCAAAAGGCAATTCGTAAACCTGTAACGATATTTAATGAAAAAATTGAGTTGCCTATCTCTCAGCAGATTGATAAACGTTTATGTATTGGCGCTTTAATCTTTGGGATCGGTTGGGGAATTGCAGGGATTTGTCCAGCGCCTGCTTTTACTTTGATTGGTTTAGGTTATTATCAAGCAATCTATTTCCTTGCGGCTATGTTTTTTGGCGTTTGGCTACATCGTAAATTTGTTGGAGTAAAATAA
- a CDS encoding MBL fold metallo-hydrolase: MQKPVIQHFFDENTNTFSYVVADPETLQCAIIDSVLDYDAASASTQTTHADMIIAYIQTHGFKVQWILETHVHADHLTASQYLKEKLGGQIAMSEKISEVQKVFTEIYHFKNTADFDIAFDYLFEAGEAFKIGQLQAYSIATPGHTPACLSYVIEDCVFVGDTLFMYDYGTARCDFPKGSASQLYDSIQKLFSLPEHYRIFLCHDYLPSTRTEYLCETSVKEQKLKNIHVHDGIKKADFVAMREQRDATLSMPQLILPAIQINMVAGHFPEAETNGVRYLKIPFNYFKS; encoded by the coding sequence ATGCAAAAACCTGTTATACAACACTTTTTTGATGAAAATACCAATACTTTTAGTTATGTGGTTGCTGACCCAGAAACTTTACAATGCGCCATTATTGATAGTGTTTTAGACTATGATGCAGCTTCGGCAAGTACGCAAACCACCCATGCCGATATGATCATTGCTTACATCCAAACACATGGTTTTAAAGTTCAATGGATTTTGGAAACGCATGTACATGCTGACCATCTCACCGCCTCTCAATATTTAAAGGAAAAATTGGGTGGTCAGATTGCAATGAGTGAAAAAATCAGCGAAGTACAAAAAGTTTTTACTGAGATTTATCATTTTAAAAATACGGCAGATTTTGATATTGCGTTTGATTACTTATTTGAAGCTGGTGAAGCATTTAAAATTGGGCAACTTCAAGCTTATAGTATTGCTACACCAGGACATACGCCTGCGTGCTTAAGCTACGTCATCGAAGATTGTGTATTTGTCGGTGACACTTTGTTTATGTATGACTATGGTACGGCACGTTGTGATTTCCCTAAAGGCAGTGCATCACAACTCTATGATTCAATACAAAAGCTATTTTCCTTGCCAGAACATTATCGCATATTTTTGTGTCATGATTATTTGCCAAGTACACGGACAGAATATCTGTGTGAAACCAGTGTAAAAGAGCAAAAATTAAAAAATATTCATGTGCATGACGGTATCAAAAAAGCAGATTTTGTCGCTATGCGAGAACAACGTGATGCAACCCTGAGTATGCCGCAATTAATCTTACCCGCAATTCAGATTAATATGGTGGCAGGGCATTTCCCTGAAGCTGAAACAAATGGTGTACGCTATTTAAAAATTCCATTTAATTATTTTAAATCCTAG
- the yddG gene encoding aromatic amino acid DMT transporter YddG, producing the protein MSKNLATLLGFSAILLWSSLVGLLKKLSSLLGADYAVTLMYSLSTVILLIIFKIPNLKIIPKIYLIGASLLFLVYELCFSYAIALAQTSQQAIEISLVNYLWPSLTVAMLIIFKELKFSIFVIFGLMISMCGIVVIQTGNNQFSLITLWTHFMSNPISYILALMGAILWATYCVITRKYSQGHNPIALYFVLISVVLWTKLLMTHSIDTLPNIDFEVLPYLIAVGLATALGYAAWNIGIIKGNITFLVTLSYFSPIFSTLFSMLILQTVLSLEFWHGVYLVTLGSLVCWLSTSWEQIKPRIQKIKLQF; encoded by the coding sequence ATGTCAAAAAATCTCGCTACACTTCTTGGCTTTAGTGCTATTTTGCTATGGTCATCTTTGGTTGGATTATTAAAAAAACTGAGTAGCCTGCTCGGTGCAGATTATGCTGTTACACTGATGTATAGCTTAAGCACTGTTATTTTATTGATTATTTTTAAAATTCCAAACTTAAAAATCATTCCAAAAATATATCTGATCGGTGCATCTTTATTATTTTTAGTCTATGAATTGTGTTTTTCCTATGCAATTGCACTTGCCCAAACATCACAGCAAGCCATAGAAATCAGCTTAGTGAACTACTTATGGCCTAGCTTAACTGTAGCGATGTTAATCATTTTTAAAGAATTAAAATTTAGTATATTTGTCATTTTTGGCTTAATGATCAGCATGTGTGGCATTGTTGTCATTCAAACAGGCAATAACCAATTTTCTCTAATAACATTGTGGACACATTTTATGTCAAACCCGATAAGCTATATTTTAGCTTTGATGGGTGCAATCTTATGGGCAACTTATTGTGTAATTACCCGAAAATACAGTCAAGGTCATAACCCCATTGCATTATATTTTGTCCTGATTAGTGTAGTTTTATGGACAAAACTACTGATGACACATTCGATTGATACTTTACCAAACATCGACTTTGAAGTCTTACCATATTTAATTGCTGTGGGTCTTGCTACGGCTTTAGGTTACGCTGCATGGAATATTGGAATTATCAAAGGAAATATCACTTTTTTAGTGACACTTTCTTATTTTAGTCCAATATTTTCAACTTTATTTTCAATGCTAATTTTACAAACTGTACTCTCTTTAGAGTTTTGGCATGGGGTTTATTTGGTCACTTTAGGCTCACTGGTTTGTTGGTTGTCTACCAGTTGGGAGCAAATTAAACCTCGAATTCAAAAAATAAAATTACAATTTTAA
- a CDS encoding DMT family transporter yields the protein MSSIWIFFTVMAAFMQAWRNAFQKQLSLTVDVYGVTLARFIFGLPFAVCYIFILYQQQPLAQAVEFTTRYWLYVFIAGISQIAATALMVQLFKQKNYAIGVGLAKSEAILAAIIAVVVLSEKLTVLGWGGVALGGVAVFLLSNGKEKQDISLSTLSIGIGSGLCFAITSLLVREASLELDNLPYLYRAAWVLLSIIGFQCLSMLLFLIVFSRKTLVAMWHKIGLTFKVSVCSFLASLGWFTAMSMQSVAIVKTLGQIEILFSLMISVYFFKEQLAKTEHLGLILVVIAAILVIWA from the coding sequence ATGTCATCCATTTGGATTTTTTTTACGGTCATGGCTGCTTTTATGCAAGCATGGCGCAATGCTTTTCAAAAGCAACTGAGTCTTACTGTTGATGTTTACGGCGTTACTTTAGCGCGTTTTATTTTTGGACTACCTTTTGCAGTTTGCTATATTTTTATACTTTATCAGCAACAACCTTTGGCTCAAGCTGTGGAATTTACTACACGTTATTGGCTATATGTGTTCATCGCAGGAATCAGTCAAATTGCTGCAACCGCATTAATGGTACAGTTATTTAAACAAAAAAATTATGCCATTGGCGTGGGTTTAGCCAAAAGTGAAGCGATTTTAGCCGCGATAATTGCTGTCGTGGTTTTAAGTGAAAAGTTGACTGTTTTAGGCTGGGGAGGTGTTGCTCTTGGGGGAGTAGCAGTATTTTTACTGAGCAATGGCAAGGAAAAGCAAGATATTTCATTATCGACTTTGTCGATTGGCATTGGCAGTGGACTGTGTTTTGCCATTACTTCATTGCTGGTTCGTGAAGCCAGTTTAGAGCTTGATAACTTGCCATATTTATACCGTGCAGCATGGGTCTTGCTCAGTATTATCGGTTTCCAATGTTTATCCATGCTATTGTTTTTAATTGTATTTAGCCGAAAAACTTTAGTGGCAATGTGGCATAAAATTGGACTGACTTTTAAAGTCAGTGTGTGTAGTTTTTTAGCTTCTTTGGGTTGGTTTACAGCGATGAGTATGCAGTCTGTCGCAATTGTGAAAACTTTGGGACAAATAGAAATCTTATTTAGCTTAATGATTTCGGTCTATTTCTTTAAAGAACAATTAGCAAAAACTGAGCATTTGGGATTGATTCTCGTAGTGATTGCTGCAATTTTGGTGATTTGGGCATGA
- a CDS encoding ATP-binding protein: MKSYSLKWRLVSTLLVIFILLWSMVFCWLYYDLQKQLQQTLDERLSASAHMVYRLIRHLPVHDLPDVLESVNAENANQNLIACEVSFFSSHISTDQKVIARTQDAPDNLSNQNTGFSTWLDHGIEWRSYTLKKGQIQVVSAEKLELRSTLLAQILKSVLIPLIFTLILCVFLILWIIRVEFQPLDQIAQDVTEKKQSLSEAASYLLALKTQNIPTEIQPFVDSLIELIQNLHESLENEKSFSAFAAHELRSPLTAIKTNVQLSLLMLQQSDEQHAKLTLNLQQADQSVQRYQQLLEQLLLLSKTELHNTVHCENADVAEVLKQVIQELKHTYSIENTCLQIDWNSLSILKLPASTLYIVLKNLIENVFLHAQSYTAIEVFMQKNHLIIQDNGVGLNATDLQLLTKRFWRKSAQNTGHGLGLALVNILLNKNAHNITFEHNFPHGLKAIISENIDEKK; this comes from the coding sequence ATGAAAAGCTATAGTTTAAAATGGCGTTTAGTTTCGACCTTATTGGTAATTTTCATCTTACTTTGGTCGATGGTTTTTTGCTGGCTATATTATGATTTACAAAAACAATTACAACAGACCCTAGATGAGCGTCTTTCTGCTTCTGCACACATGGTTTATCGTTTAATTCGGCACTTACCTGTGCATGATTTACCCGATGTCCTAGAGTCTGTAAATGCTGAAAATGCCAACCAAAACTTAATTGCATGTGAAGTTTCATTTTTTAGTTCACATATTTCCACAGATCAAAAAGTGATTGCACGTACCCAAGATGCACCCGATAACTTAAGTAACCAAAATACAGGTTTTAGCACTTGGCTTGATCATGGAATTGAATGGCGTAGTTATACTTTAAAAAAAGGACAGATTCAGGTCGTTTCTGCTGAAAAACTAGAATTACGTTCAACGCTATTGGCACAAATTTTAAAATCCGTACTAATCCCATTAATTTTCACATTGATTTTATGTGTCTTCCTAATTTTATGGATTATTCGGGTTGAGTTTCAACCTTTGGATCAAATCGCACAAGATGTCACAGAAAAAAAACAGAGTTTATCAGAAGCAGCGAGTTATTTATTGGCACTCAAAACGCAAAATATTCCCACTGAAATCCAACCTTTTGTCGACAGCCTGATCGAACTGATTCAAAACTTACATGAAAGTCTTGAAAATGAAAAAAGTTTTAGTGCCTTTGCTGCTCACGAGTTACGCAGCCCTTTGACTGCCATTAAAACCAATGTACAACTTAGTTTGCTGATGTTGCAACAATCTGATGAACAGCACGCTAAACTTACACTGAACTTACAACAAGCCGATCAAAGTGTTCAACGTTATCAACAGCTCTTGGAACAATTGCTGTTATTGAGTAAGACTGAATTACACAACACGGTACACTGTGAAAATGCAGATGTTGCAGAGGTGTTAAAACAGGTTATTCAAGAATTAAAACATACATATTCGATAGAAAATACCTGCTTGCAGATAGATTGGAATAGTCTTTCCATACTGAAACTGCCTGCCTCTACTTTGTATATTGTATTAAAAAATTTGATTGAAAATGTCTTTTTACATGCACAATCTTATACAGCTATTGAGGTTTTTATGCAGAAGAATCATTTGATTATTCAGGATAATGGTGTAGGTTTAAATGCCACAGATCTGCAACTATTGACTAAACGTTTCTGGCGTAAATCTGCACAAAATACAGGTCATGGCTTAGGTTTGGCTTTGGTCAACATTCTGCTCAATAAAAATGCTCACAACATTACTTTTGAGCATAATTTTCCACACGGTTTAAAAGCTATTATTTCTGAAAATATAGATGAAAAGAAATAA
- a CDS encoding response regulator: protein MFVVLVEDDPYIAQSIVAALDYLNISIEHVNTAQAADYFIRKTAVDLCLLDLGLPDQDGLELLASWRKDQLHVPVLVLTARNQTQQCVEALNAGADDYLIKPFDLTELIARIHALTRRHRGYSSNILSIADLEINQDTQQAYYQQQVLNLSRREYSLLETFMLYPNQVLKTDQLIDKTYGFQDSIESNAINVHIHHLRQKTHPDLIQTVRGVGYILKVPTEHLEEKS, encoded by the coding sequence ATGTTTGTCGTGTTGGTGGAGGATGATCCTTATATTGCACAAAGTATCGTGGCTGCGCTGGATTATTTAAATATTTCAATTGAGCATGTCAATACAGCCCAAGCTGCGGATTATTTTATTCGTAAAACTGCGGTGGATTTATGTTTACTTGACTTAGGTTTGCCTGATCAAGATGGTTTAGAACTACTTGCTTCATGGCGTAAAGATCAACTGCATGTGCCTGTGCTCGTCCTCACCGCACGTAATCAAACTCAACAATGTGTCGAAGCTTTAAATGCTGGTGCAGACGATTACTTAATCAAACCTTTTGATTTAACAGAACTTATTGCACGAATTCATGCCTTAACTCGCCGTCATCGGGGTTATTCTTCTAATATTTTAAGCATTGCAGATTTAGAAATTAATCAAGATACCCAGCAAGCCTACTATCAACAACAGGTTTTGAATTTATCACGCCGAGAATATAGCCTGCTTGAAACCTTTATGCTCTACCCAAATCAAGTATTAAAAACAGATCAATTAATTGATAAAACCTATGGTTTTCAAGACAGTATTGAAAGTAATGCCATTAATGTCCATATCCACCATTTACGGCAAAAAACCCATCCTGATTTAATACAAACGGTGCGTGGTGTTGGCTACATTTTAAAAGTGCCCACTGAACATCTAGAAGAAAAATCATGA
- the dsbD gene encoding protein-disulfide reductase DsbD: MFIKTLTGVVLSLVSTAIFANEDFLPPDQAFKFQAHSISSQQAELNWQVAPHYYLYHDQFKVSVAQKELALKLPKGHEKDDPTFGKTNVHYNQVTTTINVKPNQKYNVQWQGCSEDGLCYPLQHITIQTDAAGLLPQQKLAKVGLNPSEKLLENKSNENNNLLKDKVVENATLVKDKEPSSELDEAKNLNSDITLAQGETSASQVQAIEQTSIRTAPQVPEQTNQSLQNELNNDQFFLKLLSQQNIFLNILVFLALGILLAFLPCSLPLIPILSGILVQRSKGYKAAAIASTFVICMALVYGLMGVVVSQLGFGIQRWFQNPIFISIFAILFVVFALNLFGLYQISLPRGLLQSLDKLQQRQKGGTLVGAGMMGAISALIVGPCMSAPLAGALLYVSHLEQPLFGGFYLFLLGLGIGIPLFVASVFGAKYLPKPGLWMDRLKFSFGFVMLAMAVYFARPLLPISIYYVLFAVLFFALAIYLIAIIRHVVNFSYKLLIVFIVVGVMSAGVWQTRQALQQMNSAEKIAQLHPWIKVTNAQQLEQALAKNPQKSIIIDVYADWCVACQPIEKEIFPRVDVQAAVKDVVRIKLDLTHPEASQDELLKKWQILGPPTMIFLNSQQQEMRDLRLTGTFTAPQFLQKLAQLKQAGGQ, from the coding sequence ATGTTTATCAAAACCTTAACAGGTGTCGTACTGAGCTTGGTTTCGACAGCTATTTTTGCCAATGAGGATTTTTTACCCCCAGATCAAGCTTTTAAATTTCAGGCACATTCTATTTCTTCACAACAAGCTGAACTGAACTGGCAGGTTGCTCCACATTATTATTTATATCATGACCAATTTAAAGTTAGTGTAGCGCAAAAAGAGCTGGCACTAAAACTACCCAAAGGGCATGAAAAAGATGATCCAACCTTTGGTAAGACCAATGTGCATTATAATCAAGTCACAACAACGATTAACGTTAAACCAAATCAAAAATATAATGTGCAATGGCAAGGCTGTTCTGAGGATGGTCTGTGCTATCCATTGCAACATATCACGATCCAAACTGATGCAGCAGGTTTATTGCCTCAACAGAAGTTAGCCAAAGTTGGACTAAATCCATCGGAAAAGCTATTGGAGAATAAGAGTAATGAAAATAATAACTTACTAAAAGATAAAGTTGTAGAAAACGCCACACTTGTTAAAGACAAGGAACCATCATCTGAATTAGATGAAGCAAAAAATCTAAATTCTGACATTACGCTTGCACAAGGGGAAACATCGGCAAGTCAAGTGCAAGCAATAGAACAAACATCTATTCGTACAGCACCCCAAGTGCCCGAGCAAACAAATCAATCCCTACAAAATGAGCTAAATAACGATCAGTTTTTCTTAAAATTATTGAGTCAGCAAAATATTTTCTTAAATATCTTGGTCTTTTTGGCATTGGGAATTTTACTGGCATTTTTGCCGTGTTCATTGCCTTTAATTCCGATTTTGTCTGGGATTTTAGTGCAACGTAGTAAGGGTTATAAAGCTGCTGCGATTGCATCTACTTTTGTGATCTGTATGGCTTTGGTCTATGGATTGATGGGCGTAGTGGTATCTCAGCTTGGTTTTGGGATTCAACGATGGTTTCAAAATCCAATATTTATCAGTATTTTTGCAATTTTATTTGTGGTGTTTGCTCTTAATTTATTTGGTTTGTATCAGATTTCTTTACCACGTGGACTACTACAAAGTTTAGATAAATTACAACAACGACAAAAAGGCGGAACGCTGGTCGGTGCAGGGATGATGGGTGCAATTTCTGCACTGATTGTTGGACCATGTATGAGTGCACCTTTGGCGGGAGCTTTGCTATATGTTTCGCATCTTGAGCAACCGTTATTTGGTGGTTTTTATCTGTTTTTGCTTGGCTTAGGGATCGGGATTCCATTATTTGTTGCCAGTGTATTTGGTGCGAAATATTTACCAAAACCAGGTTTGTGGATGGATCGTCTGAAATTTAGTTTTGGATTTGTCATGTTGGCAATGGCGGTGTATTTTGCGCGCCCCTTACTGCCTATAAGCATTTATTATGTTTTATTTGCAGTTTTATTTTTTGCACTGGCAATCTATTTGATTGCGATTATTCGACATGTGGTGAATTTTTCTTATAAATTGTTGATTGTATTCATTGTTGTGGGTGTGATGAGTGCAGGTGTTTGGCAAACTCGTCAAGCACTTCAGCAGATGAACTCTGCAGAAAAAATAGCGCAATTACACCCTTGGATCAAGGTCACTAACGCACAGCAACTTGAACAAGCATTGGCTAAAAACCCACAAAAATCAATCATTATTGATGTTTACGCAGACTGGTGTGTGGCATGTCAACCGATTGAAAAAGAAATCTTCCCTCGTGTAGATGTACAGGCAGCTGTGAAAGATGTGGTACGTATCAAACTAGATTTGACTCATCCTGAAGCATCTCAAGATGAATTGTTGAAAAAATGGCAAATCTTAGGTCCGCCGACTATGATCTTCCTTAATTCACAACAGCAAGAAATGCGTGATTTACGTTTAACTGGTACATTTACAGCACCACAGTTTTTGCAAAAACTTGCGCAGTTAAAACAAGCGGGTGGACAATGA
- a CDS encoding TlpA disulfide reductase family protein → MISSEAIHLGPFMLPFPLLLVLFGLLIVYAVGKILEKKQQWSVQTWRTFSDSLWTMLWVGLVAARLVFVLLNLDVYLASPIDIIKVQDKGFHLYGGVIAGVAWFLWKNRTFKLENKVIFVTIFTLICALSLGLSQWQKPQSFYPNMQFNNLEQQQISLKQFVGKPTVVNLWASWCPPCHREMPVLAQAQNDFKQVNFVMLNQGEGVEKVQAYLSKNQFSFHNVLFDTQGELAKEMKMFGLPSTLFFNAQGQLVDRHMGELSPAMLQQYLKKISSSDHLK, encoded by the coding sequence ATGATTTCTAGTGAAGCGATCCATTTAGGTCCTTTTATGTTGCCATTTCCGTTGCTTTTGGTACTTTTCGGCTTGCTGATTGTTTATGCAGTCGGCAAGATCTTAGAGAAAAAGCAACAATGGTCAGTGCAAACTTGGCGCACTTTTTCTGATTCTTTATGGACGATGCTGTGGGTAGGGCTGGTTGCAGCACGATTGGTTTTTGTATTATTAAATTTAGATGTGTACTTGGCATCACCGATTGACATCATCAAAGTTCAAGACAAAGGCTTCCACCTATATGGTGGTGTGATTGCAGGTGTAGCATGGTTTTTGTGGAAAAATAGAACATTTAAGTTGGAAAATAAAGTCATTTTTGTGACTATTTTTACTTTAATCTGTGCATTGAGCTTAGGCTTAAGTCAGTGGCAGAAACCACAAAGTTTTTATCCCAATATGCAGTTTAATAACCTTGAGCAGCAACAAATTTCATTAAAACAATTTGTGGGTAAACCTACTGTCGTCAATCTTTGGGCAAGCTGGTGTCCGCCCTGTCATCGGGAAATGCCTGTTTTGGCACAAGCGCAAAATGATTTTAAACAAGTCAACTTTGTCATGTTAAATCAAGGTGAAGGTGTTGAAAAAGTTCAAGCTTATTTAAGTAAAAATCAATTTTCATTTCACAATGTTTTATTCGATACGCAAGGTGAACTTGCCAAAGAAATGAAAATGTTTGGTTTACCAAGTACGCTATTTTTTAATGCACAAGGACAATTGGTTGACAGACATATGGGCGAACTTTCTCCTGCGATGTTGCAACAATATTTAAAGAAAATTTCAAGTTCTGATCATTTAAAATAG